The following proteins are encoded in a genomic region of Microcoleus sp. FACHB-68:
- a CDS encoding YajQ family cyclic di-GMP-binding protein has translation MASTYSFDIVSDFDRQELVNAVDQTEREIKSRYDLKDTNTSLELGTESIIVNTDSEFTLEAVHGVLQTKAVKRNLSLKIFDYGKVDSASGNRVRQEIKLQKGISQEIAKQISKLIRDEFKKIQASIQGDVVRVSAKSKDELQEVIQRLKQEDLPVALQFTNYR, from the coding sequence ATGGCTTCTACTTATTCATTTGATATTGTCAGCGATTTTGACCGGCAGGAATTGGTGAATGCGGTTGACCAAACTGAACGGGAAATCAAGAGCCGGTATGATCTCAAAGATACGAACACCAGCCTAGAATTAGGCACTGAGTCGATTATCGTTAATACAGATAGTGAATTCACCCTAGAAGCGGTTCACGGTGTTTTACAAACAAAAGCTGTTAAGCGTAATTTGTCGTTAAAAATCTTTGATTACGGCAAGGTTGATTCAGCTAGCGGCAACCGAGTTCGTCAAGAAATTAAGCTACAAAAGGGCATTAGCCAAGAAATCGCCAAGCAAATTAGCAAATTAATCCGCGACGAATTTAAAAAAATTCAAGCCTCAATTCAAGGCGATGTTGTGCGGGTTTCTGCTAAATCTAAAGATGAGTTGCAAGAGGTGATTCAACGCCTCAAGCAAGAAGATTTGCCGGTGGCTTTGCAATTTACCAATTATCGGTAA
- the cas6 gene encoding CRISPR-associated endoribonuclease Cas6 — protein MVKPTPRTKKRKSDAPSQPMLDWPADTELVGLIFELNPRAADYLYAQYTIGLHAWFLDQVRQTDPELSAYLHDGESEKPFTISGLEGSLLTSGKEFQLHEDETYRWYVTALSSRVVAWMIEWRKHLPAEVELRNAPLEIRSCEIALPPTTYQALYEADFPSPASISLSFTSPTSFRRKGYHLPLPWPVNVFHSYSRRWNDFSQMPVDQEAFLEWVDEKVLITRHKLESAKVAAGKKGMVTGFTGSVEYRLVREATAHSEFERLFYTLGKFAPY, from the coding sequence ATGGTGAAACCAACTCCTCGCACGAAAAAACGTAAATCTGACGCTCCATCTCAACCAATGCTTGACTGGCCGGCTGATACTGAACTGGTGGGGTTGATATTTGAATTAAATCCCCGTGCAGCAGATTATCTTTATGCTCAATATACAATAGGGTTACACGCTTGGTTTCTCGATCAAGTGCGTCAAACTGACCCAGAACTTTCAGCTTATTTGCATGATGGAGAATCGGAGAAACCTTTTACAATTTCGGGTTTAGAAGGTTCGTTGTTAACTTCTGGTAAAGAGTTTCAATTGCACGAAGATGAAACTTATCGGTGGTATGTAACGGCGCTTTCATCACGAGTAGTGGCGTGGATGATTGAGTGGAGAAAACACTTGCCGGCAGAGGTAGAATTACGCAATGCGCCGTTAGAGATTCGCTCCTGTGAAATTGCATTACCTCCTACTACTTATCAAGCGCTTTATGAGGCAGATTTTCCTTCACCGGCATCTATCAGCTTGAGTTTTACTTCGCCAACAAGTTTTCGCCGCAAAGGCTATCATTTGCCTTTACCTTGGCCGGTTAATGTATTTCACAGTTATTCGCGTCGCTGGAATGACTTTTCCCAAATGCCGGTTGATCAGGAGGCGTTTTTAGAGTGGGTGGATGAGAAAGTGCTGATCACTCGCCACAAGCTAGAGTCTGCAAAGGTGGCTGCCGGCAAAAAAGGAATGGTAACAGGGTTCACCGGCTCGGTAGAATATCGTTTAGTGCGGGAGGCAACCGCGCATTCTGAATTTGAGCGCCTATTTTACACATTGGGAAAATTTGCGCCATACTGA
- a CDS encoding DNA recombination-mediator protein A translates to MSQSIDIPKIDTLAQELATIQQTGAKRIALLGSRHVPITHQHLIEMMSYALVLSGNRLITSGATGTNAAAIRGAMRADPNLLTVILPQSLARQPAESREPLEHVMHLVENPGNDTLSLAEASALCNQEIVSRCQQLICFAFHDSHTLLQTCQEAEEQRRVVTLFYFD, encoded by the coding sequence TTGAGTCAATCGATAGACATCCCCAAGATAGATACACTGGCGCAAGAACTAGCGACGATCCAGCAAACCGGCGCTAAGCGGATTGCCCTTTTAGGATCGCGCCATGTTCCCATTACCCACCAGCACCTGATTGAGATGATGAGTTACGCCTTGGTTTTATCCGGCAACCGTCTCATCACCTCTGGTGCCACCGGCACGAATGCAGCGGCGATCCGAGGAGCAATGCGGGCTGATCCCAACTTGCTAACGGTAATCTTGCCGCAAAGCTTGGCTCGTCAGCCAGCCGAGTCTCGCGAACCCCTTGAGCACGTGATGCACTTAGTCGAAAATCCTGGTAACGACACGCTGTCGCTTGCAGAAGCAAGTGCTTTGTGCAACCAAGAGATTGTTTCTCGCTGCCAGCAGTTAATCTGCTTTGCATTTCACGACAGCCACACGCTGTTACAGACGTGTCAAGAAGCCGAGGAACAACGGCGAGTTGTGACTCTGTTTTACTTTGATTAA
- a CDS encoding MAPEG family protein: MQLPVSAILLDCIAAAAALIYFPFLVVGYARLQVGMDIAAPRAMFDKLPAYGQRATWAHQNSFETFMVFAAAALMAYVTGQNSTLAAGAAIAFVVARLLHSVFYILNVPLARSLMFGIGSLSTLTLFALSLLAVNNSVAL, encoded by the coding sequence ATGCAATTACCTGTGTCTGCCATTCTGCTAGATTGCATTGCGGCGGCAGCTGCTTTGATTTATTTTCCATTCCTGGTGGTGGGTTATGCTCGCCTTCAGGTGGGGATGGACATAGCAGCGCCCCGCGCTATGTTTGATAAACTGCCGGCATACGGTCAAAGAGCAACTTGGGCGCACCAAAACTCATTTGAAACGTTTATGGTGTTTGCGGCAGCTGCACTGATGGCTTATGTGACGGGTCAGAATTCTACTTTGGCTGCCGGTGCGGCGATCGCATTTGTGGTAGCGAGGTTGCTGCACTCGGTTTTTTATATTTTGAATGTGCCTTTGGCGAGATCGCTGATGTTTGGCATTGGCTCTCTTTCAACGCTCACATTATTTGCTCTCAGTTTACTGGCTGTTAACAATTCTGTGGCGCTTTGA
- a CDS encoding DUF202 domain-containing protein, with product MSDQQRENVPKIDRQREHQANERTFLAWLRTSIALIGFGFAISRFGLFLRQLQISITGKAIVTHSFLSSETLGIGLSIIGIILIALAAWRYNRVFWQIERADYKPNRLLVWITATIVMIFGAMSIPVVLWRQPVSPSSPSPKRSNVRYREFTVRRLPPGYDWHKKQ from the coding sequence GTGAGCGATCAACAAAGAGAAAATGTGCCGAAAATTGACCGGCAACGAGAGCATCAAGCGAATGAAAGAACCTTTCTTGCTTGGCTGAGGACTTCAATTGCATTGATTGGGTTTGGCTTTGCAATTTCACGATTTGGCTTATTTTTAAGGCAACTGCAAATTAGTATCACCGGCAAGGCGATTGTTACCCATTCTTTCCTTAGTTCTGAGACGCTTGGTATCGGCTTATCCATTATCGGAATTATTTTAATAGCATTAGCTGCATGGCGTTACAATCGAGTTTTCTGGCAAATAGAACGTGCTGACTATAAACCAAATCGCCTCCTCGTTTGGATAACTGCCACAATTGTCATGATTTTCGGTGCCATGAGTATTCCGGTCGTTTTATGGAGACAGCCGGTTTCTCCGAGTTCGCCTTCTCCTAAACGCAGTAATGTTAGATATAGAGAATTTACGGTTCGCCGGCTGCCTCCTGGATATGATTGGCACAAGAAGCAGTAG
- a CDS encoding peptidoglycan-binding protein — translation MLSTNLDNSVKAYVSKPQLQLGSQGAAVMELQKLLKRWGVYRQTNTGIFDKSVEFAVKMFQFSVFLPEDGMVGPLTWQALATGTPVNMPMLEQGCSGQAVRTVQQVLWLTGYYNGVIDGNFGFLTHKAVCVFQKTFGLAADGIVGQQTWNALSQVPRGYNPN, via the coding sequence ATGTTATCTACCAACCTAGACAATTCTGTTAAAGCCTATGTCAGTAAGCCCCAATTGCAACTCGGATCTCAAGGCGCTGCCGTAATGGAATTGCAAAAGCTATTAAAGCGCTGGGGAGTCTACCGGCAAACCAATACCGGCATATTTGATAAATCAGTGGAATTTGCCGTCAAAATGTTTCAATTTAGCGTTTTTCTCCCAGAGGATGGCATGGTCGGCCCTCTTACCTGGCAAGCACTGGCCACCGGCACCCCAGTTAATATGCCGATGCTGGAACAAGGTTGTTCAGGTCAGGCTGTCAGAACCGTGCAGCAGGTTCTCTGGTTGACGGGTTACTATAACGGCGTCATTGATGGAAACTTTGGGTTCCTGACCCACAAGGCTGTCTGCGTCTTCCAAAAAACCTTTGGTCTAGCAGCCGATGGCATTGTCGGTCAGCAGACTTGGAATGCGCTCAGCCAAGTTCCCCGTGGCTACAACCCGAATTGA
- the trpE gene encoding anthranilate synthase component I, which produces MILPDFSQFSQLAQQGNFVPVYQEWAADLDTPVSAWYKVCAGQPYSFLLESVEGGEKIGRYSFLGCDPLWVLETKANRTTQTHRTGSVEVFEGDPFEVLANCLKPYQPVNLPQLPPGIGGLFGFWGYELIPWIEPRVPVYPAEETDLPDGLWMQVDNLLIFDQVKRKIWAIAYADLRDAGGDLAGAYRQACDRVKALVSKLQMPLSSQDTLLAWTPPESKGTQGPELTYTSNISQEQFCENVRKAKDYIKAGDIFQVVLSQRLQAEYTGDPFALYRSLRLVNPSPYMAYLHFGDWQIIGSSPEVMVKAERTADGSQQALLRPIAGTRRRGQTPQEDDALAEELLRDPKEIAEHVMLVDLGRNDVGRACINGTVKVDELMIIERYSHVMHIVSNVIGQLAKDKTAWDLLKACFPAGTVSGAPKIRAMEIIHELEGCRRGPYSGAYGYYDFEGQLNSAIAIRTMVVRSQGNGQNIVSVQAGAGLVADSEPEKEYEETLNKARGMLEAIRCLSRVDR; this is translated from the coding sequence ATGATTTTACCGGATTTTTCACAGTTTTCTCAGTTAGCCCAGCAAGGAAATTTTGTGCCGGTGTACCAGGAATGGGCGGCGGATCTTGATACGCCGGTGTCTGCTTGGTACAAAGTTTGCGCCGGCCAACCTTACAGCTTTCTTTTGGAGTCAGTGGAAGGCGGAGAAAAAATTGGCCGCTACAGTTTTCTCGGTTGCGATCCGCTTTGGGTTCTGGAAACAAAAGCCAATCGCACCACCCAAACTCACCGCACCGGCAGCGTAGAAGTATTTGAAGGCGATCCCTTTGAAGTTCTGGCTAACTGCCTAAAACCCTATCAGCCGGTGAATTTGCCGCAACTGCCACCAGGAATCGGGGGTTTATTTGGTTTTTGGGGTTATGAACTCATTCCCTGGATTGAACCGCGTGTGCCGGTTTACCCCGCAGAAGAAACCGACTTGCCGGACGGGTTGTGGATGCAGGTAGATAACCTGCTGATTTTTGACCAAGTGAAGCGCAAGATTTGGGCGATCGCTTATGCGGATTTGCGGGATGCCGGTGGGGATTTAGCCGGCGCTTACCGGCAAGCCTGCGATCGCGTCAAAGCACTGGTGAGCAAACTCCAGATGCCCCTATCGAGTCAAGATACACTTCTCGCTTGGACGCCACCAGAAAGCAAGGGAACCCAAGGGCCGGAATTAACTTATACCAGCAATATTTCCCAAGAGCAGTTTTGCGAGAATGTGCGAAAGGCAAAGGATTATATCAAAGCTGGGGATATTTTTCAAGTCGTTTTATCTCAGCGGCTACAAGCCGAGTACACCGGCGATCCCTTTGCCCTTTATCGCTCACTGCGTTTAGTTAATCCTTCGCCTTACATGGCGTATTTGCACTTCGGGGACTGGCAGATTATTGGTTCAAGTCCAGAAGTCATGGTCAAAGCTGAGCGAACCGCAGATGGCAGTCAACAAGCGCTGCTGCGACCAATTGCCGGGACGCGCCGGCGGGGCCAAACGCCTCAGGAAGATGACGCCCTCGCTGAAGAATTGCTACGAGATCCCAAGGAAATTGCCGAACACGTCATGCTTGTAGACTTGGGCCGCAATGATGTAGGCCGCGCCTGTATCAACGGCACTGTTAAGGTTGACGAATTAATGATTATTGAGCGTTACTCTCATGTGATGCACATTGTCAGTAACGTGATTGGTCAATTAGCGAAGGATAAAACAGCCTGGGATTTACTGAAAGCTTGCTTCCCCGCCGGCACAGTTAGCGGTGCGCCTAAAATTCGGGCGATGGAAATTATTCATGAGTTAGAGGGATGCCGGCGCGGCCCTTATTCCGGTGCTTATGGCTATTACGATTTTGAGGGTCAGCTCAATAGTGCAATCGCCATTCGCACAATGGTGGTTCGCAGCCAAGGCAATGGGCAAAATATTGTATCTGTTCAAGCCGGTGCCGGTTTGGTTGCCGATTCTGAGCCAGAAAAAGAATACGAAGAAACCCTCAACAAAGCCAGAGGGATGCTGGAAGCCATTCGCTGTTTAAGCCGTGTTGATCGCTAA
- a CDS encoding photosystem I reaction center subunit II PsaD, which produces MAQTLTGQSPIFGGGTGGLLSKAEVEEKYAITWTSPKEQVFELPTGGSAIMRQGENLLYLARKEYCIALGGQQLRAKFKITDYKIYRIYPNGEIQYLHPKDGVFPEKVNEGRPYVGKNDRNIGSNPEPASIKFSGKKTYEV; this is translated from the coding sequence ATGGCACAAACTTTAACTGGACAATCTCCGATCTTTGGCGGCGGCACCGGCGGCTTACTGTCAAAAGCAGAAGTCGAAGAAAAATACGCTATCACCTGGACTAGCCCGAAGGAACAGGTCTTTGAATTGCCCACCGGCGGTTCAGCTATCATGCGGCAAGGTGAAAACCTGCTGTACTTAGCCCGTAAGGAATACTGCATTGCCTTGGGTGGCCAGCAATTAAGGGCCAAGTTCAAAATTACGGACTACAAAATTTACCGGATTTACCCGAACGGCGAAATCCAGTACCTACATCCTAAAGATGGCGTCTTCCCTGAAAAGGTGAACGAAGGCCGTCCCTATGTGGGCAAGAATGACCGTAATATCGGCAGCAACCCGGAACCCGCCTCAATCAAATTCAGCGGTAAAAAGACTTACGAAGTTTAG
- a CDS encoding carotenoid oxygenase family protein: MVRNISTTPLKTDVKPALTWAKAIMPPAAEFDPTPLPILAGKLPAGLRGSLYRNGPGRLERGGQRMGHWFDGDGAILAVHFNQKGQEGTATGLYRYVKTTGYQDEEAAGKLLYGGYGMTGTGPIWRRLTKAVKNAANTSVLALPDKLLALWEGGHPHQLDLQTLETVGLDDLEGLKTAWNYSAHPKRDPETGEIYNFGVAPGKNAVLHVYRSNSAGKLVQQNSITLDGVPLLHDFVLAGNYLVFFIPPVRLNPLPVLFQQKSYSDALAWHPEKGTQILVIDRNTLEVVSRSEAEPWYQWHFGNGYVDAGGSVVVDLARYEDFQTNHRLKQVATGHVETAAKATLWQLRLDPQSGQITQQQEVVDRSCEFPTVAPAEMGQASRFTYLTLHRQGVDIGPELYGAIARFDYHTGTLTEADLGDNRYPTEPLYCADAENPDRGWIITVVFDGERNSSEVWIFDADQLDAPPVCRLALPSVVPMGFHGTWNPA; encoded by the coding sequence ATGGTTCGCAATATTTCCACAACGCCCTTAAAAACAGATGTGAAACCGGCCCTGACTTGGGCAAAAGCAATCATGCCACCGGCAGCGGAATTTGACCCCACACCCCTGCCAATTCTTGCCGGCAAACTGCCTGCCGGTTTACGCGGTTCCCTCTACCGCAATGGCCCAGGACGCTTAGAACGCGGCGGACAGCGCATGGGCCATTGGTTTGATGGCGATGGGGCAATTTTAGCGGTTCATTTTAACCAAAAGGGACAAGAGGGAACGGCTACCGGACTTTACCGCTACGTGAAAACCACCGGCTACCAAGACGAGGAAGCAGCCGGCAAACTTCTTTACGGCGGCTATGGCATGACAGGAACAGGGCCAATTTGGCGACGGTTGACGAAAGCCGTAAAAAATGCGGCGAATACCTCTGTACTGGCGTTACCCGACAAGCTGCTAGCCCTTTGGGAAGGCGGGCACCCCCACCAACTGGATCTGCAAACCCTAGAAACCGTTGGACTGGATGATTTAGAGGGGTTAAAAACCGCTTGGAACTACTCCGCCCACCCGAAACGTGACCCCGAAACCGGCGAGATTTATAATTTTGGCGTAGCGCCTGGGAAAAATGCCGTCTTGCACGTTTACCGATCAAATAGCGCCGGCAAGCTGGTGCAACAAAACAGTATCACCCTGGATGGCGTGCCCCTACTTCATGATTTTGTTCTCGCCGGCAACTATTTAGTCTTTTTCATCCCGCCGGTGCGCCTCAACCCCCTGCCGGTGCTGTTTCAGCAAAAAAGCTACAGCGACGCACTTGCTTGGCATCCAGAAAAAGGAACCCAGATTTTAGTCATTGATCGCAACACCTTGGAAGTGGTCAGTCGCAGTGAAGCGGAACCCTGGTATCAGTGGCACTTCGGTAATGGCTATGTCGATGCCGGTGGATCTGTGGTGGTGGATCTTGCCCGCTACGAAGATTTTCAGACCAATCACCGGCTTAAGCAAGTGGCAACCGGCCATGTAGAAACGGCTGCTAAGGCGACACTATGGCAACTTCGTCTCGATCCGCAATCGGGTCAAATCACTCAACAGCAAGAAGTGGTTGATCGTAGTTGCGAGTTTCCCACGGTCGCCCCCGCCGAAATGGGCCAAGCGTCGCGCTTTACTTATCTAACCCTCCACCGGCAAGGCGTTGATATTGGCCCAGAACTCTATGGCGCGATCGCTCGCTTCGACTATCACACCGGCACCCTCACAGAGGCTGATTTAGGAGATAACCGCTACCCAACCGAACCTCTCTATTGTGCGGATGCAGAAAATCCAGATCGCGGTTGGATCATCACAGTCGTGTTTGATGGCGAACGCAACAGCAGCGAAGTTTGGATTTTTGATGCCGATCAGCTAGATGCGCCGCCGGTGTGCCGGTTGGCTTTACCCAGCGTTGTGCCGATGGGATTTCACGGCACTTGGAACCCAGCCTGA
- a CDS encoding ATP-binding protein — translation MLPEAHCQQFMMGHGDELLNTAPCGFLSFTDDGTIMIVNATLLELLGYEFDALRGRRMESILPLASRIFYQTHFFPLLKLHGKAEEIYISVRSKQGTDVPMLVNAVRRERAGNFVNDCIFVPMRQRIQYEAEILQAKKTAEAAIHAQNLANAALEQVQVELAAKQLELLELNAQLEEQVEQRTAQLQQALSFESLLQRITDKVRDSLDEGQILQTAVQELGVGLGIEYCDAAIYNADQTLVSIAYTYNQTPTSTLGQVQKINPPRPVIYPSLLQGEASQFCAITPDWLIHSSSQLASLACPIYDDQGILGDLWLFRQKEGSFNNLEIRLVQQVANHCAIAMRQSRLYQAAQLQVQELERLNQLKDDFLSTVSHELRTPMSSIKMATQMLKISLEPLGVFASDSSSINRYFKILQEEGQREISLINDLLDMTRLDSGTEPLNLTDDVILEFYIPHVAEPFIERTRNHQQQLEIKIPENLPPLTTDLSYLERILTELLHNAWKYTPPGETITLSAQATPTGLEILVSNSGVEIPADECDRIFDKFYRIPNNDPWKHGGTGLGLALVKKFADQLGIKISVESSYGQTTFILKFESYG, via the coding sequence ATGCTACCTGAGGCGCACTGCCAACAGTTTATGATGGGCCACGGAGACGAGCTGCTAAACACCGCACCCTGCGGTTTCCTCTCGTTTACCGATGATGGCACCATTATGATCGTCAATGCCACCCTGCTGGAATTACTCGGTTACGAGTTCGATGCATTGCGGGGCCGGCGGATGGAATCGATTTTACCACTTGCCAGCCGCATCTTTTATCAGACCCATTTCTTCCCACTGCTAAAACTGCACGGCAAAGCAGAGGAGATCTACATCTCCGTCAGATCCAAGCAGGGAACTGATGTCCCCATGCTCGTGAATGCCGTGCGCCGGGAACGTGCAGGGAACTTTGTCAATGACTGCATCTTTGTGCCGATGCGGCAGCGTATTCAGTACGAAGCTGAAATTCTTCAGGCAAAGAAAACCGCAGAGGCAGCCATTCATGCCCAAAACCTAGCAAACGCAGCACTAGAGCAAGTTCAGGTAGAATTGGCAGCCAAGCAACTAGAGCTGCTCGAACTCAATGCTCAGCTCGAAGAGCAAGTTGAGCAACGCACTGCTCAACTGCAACAAGCACTGAGTTTTGAGTCATTACTGCAACGAATTACTGATAAAGTTCGTGACAGTCTTGATGAGGGACAAATCTTGCAAACAGCCGTGCAAGAATTGGGAGTTGGGTTAGGGATCGAATATTGCGATGCCGCTATTTATAATGCTGATCAAACCCTCGTTTCTATTGCTTACACATACAATCAAACTCCGACTTCAACTTTAGGGCAAGTCCAGAAAATAAATCCTCCTCGTCCAGTTATTTATCCCTCCCTATTGCAAGGAGAAGCCTCTCAATTTTGCGCCATCACCCCAGATTGGTTAATTCATAGTTCTAGCCAATTAGCCAGTCTCGCTTGCCCCATCTATGACGATCAAGGAATTTTAGGCGATCTGTGGCTGTTCCGGCAAAAAGAAGGAAGCTTTAACAACTTAGAAATTCGGCTAGTGCAACAAGTCGCCAATCATTGCGCGATTGCCATGCGTCAATCTCGTTTGTATCAGGCAGCTCAGCTTCAAGTACAAGAACTGGAACGACTGAATCAGCTAAAAGATGATTTTCTTAGTACCGTTTCCCATGAACTGCGGACGCCCATGTCTAGCATCAAAATGGCAACCCAAATGCTGAAAATTAGTTTAGAGCCTTTGGGTGTATTCGCCAGTGACTCCAGCTCAATTAACCGCTATTTCAAAATTCTTCAAGAAGAAGGGCAGCGCGAGATTAGTTTAATCAACGATCTCCTCGATATGACTCGCCTAGATTCAGGGACTGAACCGCTCAATCTCACTGATGATGTTATTCTCGAATTTTATATTCCTCATGTTGCCGAACCATTTATTGAACGTACCCGCAATCACCAGCAGCAACTAGAAATCAAAATTCCTGAAAATCTACCTCCGTTAACCACGGATCTTTCCTACCTAGAGCGCATTTTAACCGAACTCCTGCATAATGCCTGGAAATACACTCCTCCAGGAGAAACCATCACTTTATCTGCACAAGCAACCCCAACCGGCTTAGAAATTTTGGTCAGTAACTCTGGCGTGGAAATTCCAGCAGATGAATGTGATCGAATCTTTGATAAGTTCTACCGCATTCCTAACAATGACCCCTGGAAACATGGGGGGACAGGACTAGGGTTAGCACTGGTGAAAAAATTTGCTGATCAGTTAGGAATTAAGATATCCGTTGAAAGCAGTTACGGGCAAACGACTTTTATTCTAAAGTTTGAGTCTTACGGATAA
- a CDS encoding alpha/beta hydrolase translates to MAQNILVRNNVTMFGQGSQPMLFAHGFGCDQNMWRFVTPAFENDYQIILFDYVGSGKSDLLAYNAERYSDLNGYSQDVLDICKALNLTDVIFVGHSVSSAIGILSSIESPNYFDQLILVSPSPNYINDPPNYVGGFERRDIEGLLDIMEKNYMGWANIMAPIIMKNEEHSELTNELETSFCSTDPVIASRFAQVTFFSDNRSDLPKVTTPSLILQCCEDTLAPIEVGQYLHRHLPKSTLQLMKATGHCPHMSHPQETIDLIKEYLIAAHAT, encoded by the coding sequence ATGGCTCAAAACATTCTGGTACGGAACAACGTGACAATGTTCGGGCAAGGGTCACAGCCCATGCTGTTTGCACATGGGTTCGGTTGTGACCAGAATATGTGGCGTTTCGTAACGCCGGCCTTTGAGAACGACTACCAAATTATCCTATTCGACTATGTAGGGTCTGGGAAATCGGATCTTCTCGCTTATAATGCTGAGCGCTACAGCGATCTCAACGGTTATTCTCAGGATGTCCTTGATATTTGCAAAGCATTAAATTTAACAGACGTGATTTTCGTCGGGCATTCCGTCAGTAGCGCCATTGGCATCTTGTCATCCATAGAATCCCCTAATTACTTTGATCAACTCATACTCGTCAGTCCTTCACCCAACTATATAAATGATCCCCCTAATTATGTAGGAGGATTCGAGCGCAGAGACATTGAGGGGCTGCTTGATATCATGGAGAAAAATTACATGGGTTGGGCAAACATTATGGCTCCCATTATTATGAAAAATGAGGAGCACTCAGAGCTAACTAATGAGCTTGAAACAAGCTTCTGCTCGACCGATCCAGTGATCGCAAGCCGCTTTGCTCAGGTTACTTTTTTCTCCGACAACCGCAGTGATTTGCCCAAAGTGACGACACCCTCACTAATCTTGCAATGCTGTGAGGATACGCTCGCTCCCATCGAGGTCGGACAATACCTCCACCGCCACCTGCCTAAAAGCACCCTGCAACTGATGAAAGCTACGGGACATTGCCCACACATGAGCCATCCACAGGAGACTATCGATCTGATTAAGGAGTATCTGATTGCCGCTCATGCTACCTGA